TTCCTTTGTAACCATACCATATGGGGCAATGCCTACTCAGCAAAATCTCAATAGAACCCAAAGCCCATCGAAGCACTTGATTCAAACGATCAGAAAGATTGATAGGAGCAGATCCCTTAAATGCTGGACGAGGAGGCATGCAATAGATTGATATCCACCCACGAGCATGCATCTTAAAACCAGTCAAAATATCTTCTGTAACAGAACCATAAATCCACCCAATCTAGTGACATGAGGGAAAAAAAGGGTTAACGCATATAAAAAGGGAAACCAGGTAAGGGCACAACTAAAGGCCATGATACTTCACAACTGACCTCCTTGCCCCATTCAGTCTTGTCCTCGTATCCACAACTAATAACATGGATTGCTTCTTTTAAAAGTGTTGCAGGATTGGTTGATGGTGGAATGCCTCCTTGTTCCATGAAGGTAGCAGCAATAAATACCGGGGACTGACCAAATCGCTTCTCTAGTCTCTTCTGAGACATGAGAAGAGATCTTTCTTCCTCATATCCTGcagaaaataataaatgaaattgagACCAGTCGGTGCATGGGCAATACTTTTATACAAACCGCATGATCTTGAATAATGTTGATTCTggaaaaatatgatataatgaaaattttatgacgGCCATGCTGAAAAGGGAAGAACCCACACTGTTTCATATGCAAATTAAAACGATAGGATCTAGTATCGGTGCAgagaaaatcaaatcaatttgagATAAAAATCAGAAAGTAATAGAGTAGTTTTGACGAAAAGTCCACCTTCAACACCCTCCTCAATGTCTTCCATATTGAAAATAGGGATGGTCGATTCAGTTCTCTTAGCTGCCCTCTTCTTGTCAATGTATTTTTTATTCCCACTCTTTCCCTTCTTTCTTGAACCACAACAACTCTTAACAATAATATTTGGTTCCAAATCCGCTTCTGTCAGAACTGGATCATACCCATATAGAGCTTGCCTGTTGAAACAGCAACCTGTTCCCACATAGACTGGACCTTGGATGCCATCTAACCCTTTCAAGTTAATCTGCAAAATACAAGCCCAAAATGAACTACCATCCCCCATTAACTAATAATTTGAAACAAGTTCTATCCTGAAGCCAAATTAACGGGTCATACATCAAAGAACACAATATTCCTATTGGCATATCGATCGTGCATGTCAATGCCATCAAAACGTTGAGGGAACTGCACATAGCACGTCTTCCTTCCATAGGCAGGATCCATCATGAAACACATTGCTTCTTTAAGAGCTTTACTGTTATTGAAGTAGTGATCACAATCGACATTCAACAAATATGCCCCATTGGTAAGAACAGCTGAAACTCGAATCTGAGAATCAAAAGATGGCCAGGTTAGAAATTGAAATAGACAATCATCCTACAAAGTTGCAAGTGCAGAAGGTCTAAAAGGATTTTCCAGACAAAAAAGGGGCCCATATGCCTACATGACACATTCCTTAGTAAAGAATATCCAGCAAAGGAACCAAGGCAGGATTATTGCAAAGGTATGCATCTGACTATAAATATTATGATCTAAAACACTTTGGTTAGATGCAGTCCCGGAAAAAGACCAGAGGACATCTGTGACTGCTTAAGAGATACATAGTGAAATTGGACAAGGGCAGAGAATTGCATACCAAAGCATTCATGGCTCCAGCTTTCTTGTGGTGTTGGAAGCCAGGTCGCTTCTCACGAGAAACATAGATAAGGCGAGGTAGCTCATTTCCATCAGTATCAAGCCCCCCACTATGACCTAGAAACACCTGTTGTTCCACAAAATTACATTAGAAAATAGAAAGAACCATGATAGTAAATAATCACAGAACCAACTTTCCTGGAATGCAACTCAGTTGAAGGATAATACCTGTATCATTCCTGGATGATCTCTTGGGTTGTTTCCAGGCCATGGCGTTCCATCCTGCATTGTCCAACCTTCTTCAGGCATTTTCTGAGCTTTGGCAACAAGGGCATTGATCCGCACCTTGAATTCTTCATATTCTCTCTGTTGAAAGAAATTTCACCTCTTTTAATGTTAGAAAATGTGACATCTTTTTCCTGTTTTAATAGGAAGTAGTGAGTGGAAGAAACATTTCTTTAGATTTTGCTTTCTTGTGTTCTAAAACTTTTCATTGTACTTCGGTTGGAATCCACTTAAGCCTTCTGCGGAgttctttcttcaattttttatttacttattctaactgcaaaaaaatatacaaagtattGACAGTTTCAAGCAAAGCTTACCAAGAAATACCCCCAAAAAGGACAGGaaatcattttaaggtctattgCAACTTAATAAATATCTTAATAGGTCCAGGAATCAATGTTTAAGAAGGCACACATAAGCATAATTAGGCATCTCTACACTGACCTTCATTGCACGACGCTCCTTGACAAAAGAAGGCTTTATCTTGTCCTTTAGATAATCAATCTTTTGAGCAAAATAAAACTCAGGAGCTCTAGGCTCTATACTGTGCTTCTTGCAGAAAGGCACCCACTTCCTTGCAAACTCAGCAGTTTCAGAGAGGGCTTCAAAAGTCAGCATAgctgaaccatcatcagaaacATAGCAAGCTACTTTGTCCACAGGGTAATCCACTGCAAGGATTGACAAGACAGTGTTCGCTGTGATAAGCGGAGGCTCTTTGAGTGGATCCACTGTACTGACGAAAACATCTACAGGGGATAGCTGTGATGGTTCCCCATCCCGGTCGTATCTGGAAAACAGAGCCAACCGATATTAATGTTATGATAACAGACAACAGCACCAAGAATACACATAGGCAGACAAAGGGAGCAAAGGAGTTTTTCAGCCACATATGAAACAAACCATCAGCAAGGTAATGGAACTGACCTCAAAGCTAGCCTGTCAAGGTAGGTCTCACGATTAATGGGATACCATTTTGGAAACTGATCTAGAAGCCAAGATAAAGCAAACCAAATCTCACAGATAACAGAAGTTAGCCACAATGGATATGCATCTTTCACTGGATGTGTTACACGATATTGCAAGAAAAAGCCCAAAATGATGAGACGGAGAATGATGACAACACGATAAGGGGTCAGGTGAGACGAAGAAATAGGCACCACACGACTCAAAGGTTGACGAGCATCATCAGCCCTGTGGAACAAGAACCATCAAACTTCAAAATGAAATGCATAGATGACATCAACTGAGCAAAAAACCATTCCAATTACGACTACAAAGTCAAAAGGAATGGACATAACTTGCATCTAGcgatagaaatataaaaaaagtgacaatactccaaattaaaatttgaccaaaaaaataagtatgaaaaaacaaaattaaagattgaaaaataaacttaaatgtaaACTTATAAGGTCATTAAGATATATAAAAACACTCAATGGAACATAgtaaactaatttaattctatttcagaCAAGATAAGCTCACATTTGCAATTCCTCCCCATTCGAACCAGTTCCTTCTATATCTCCCTTCCCTTCAGGGTATCTATTGTTCATATGCATCACATTTTTCTCCTGTTTGAGTTTCCAACTTTCAACCCTTTCCTTCCAATCAACATTCCCAAGGCCATAAGAATTCAAGTCCTTTGTTGGGTCCACAATTCTCACCGGGACTACAAGAACAGATGACAATATAAATTGAGATAATAAACACTTCAAtaaggggaaaaagaaaaatcTCGTAAACAAACCCAATGACTTAATTACCTGGTTGCCTCGGGTCAACATAAGGAGAAGAACTAACATTCTTTTCAGAAGGACCCAAAGGACCCGATGTCATTCGCACGGATCGATTGTCTGGTGTAGCAATTTCTCCAGAAACCTGAAAATGTTGGCCTATCAGTTAGAAAATGACCATTTAAGTAGCAGAAATCATAAATCTCATGGTATTAATCGCCAGGGAATATATTAGCAAAGCTAGTCACTTCCGCAAATACAAAAGACTTTTCTTATGATTTAACCAAACCATGTTGGGCTATACATGAGAATTAAAATGCTGTTGATAGCAAGATTGCAATGCTACAAAACCAAGCAAGAATGAAatgattttttcaattaaatctaaTTAGGAGAAACCATAATGTATGACTGGAGTTTTCCAACATTGAAACTGAAACTCAGGAATTGAACAGCACAGCTCGATCACCAAGTAGATAGATGAGAGGGTActaaaagaagaaacaaataaTCGCATCTTTGCAAACTCCATAACATGAATAGGGACAGAAGCACATAAAACGCCTACCGTAGGGCCATTGGTTAGAAGAGGGATTGGTTGTTGAGATTCATGTCTCGAGGATGAAGAAAGATCCACATCTTCACCCTGCCATTCCCTCCTAGCCTTACTGAGTCCTTGAGCATAATCAAACTCATTCTCCAAGTCATCAACATCTTCCTCATCGTCATCTCCCTCCACTCTAGGACTCCCTGAAATATTCAGAAATTACTTCACACATGATATAAAGATCTTAGAAGCCaaatcataaaatgaaattccTAAAGAAACCAACAAACCTTTATGCCTCTTGTATCTAGTCTTGCACTGCGGACAACACTGAGTCCCATCTTTCCGTTCATACTCATAACAAGGCCGGCAAACTGGGAAGGCACACTCATTGCAAGCAACGAACACATCACCGGCAGCACCAACTCCAACATTATCACCACAGATCTGACATGTCTGTCCATTCAAATTCTTTAGCGGTTTGGGCTGCATTCAGAAAGGACAATTAACGCTGTTAGGAATCTTCTGAAAATTTGCAGTTGAACCAAATAAAACCATCTGCTTAAATATAAAACCACATAGCCACATCAAATCATCGAATGACCAGACTCTACAGATGAGTGTCTAGAATAAAAATCAGAACCAAATCTCAAGATCTGATTATGTTCACTAACCAATCATTCAATTCCTCAGTCAATAAGCTTCAAAGTAAAGAATTGAATTTACTTTCACTCAAATGACCGTTAGATCTTAACAACTATTAACTTTTTAAGTCCTTTTCTATGATAACAAAACTCAGATCTTAACAGCACACTATTAGAATaagtaaaaaatgataaaagaaaaatcaaactaaaataatgaaataagaaATGACACAAACCCCACTGTCAGAATCATGGCGAATCCGAACCAACTGGTTAGTCCGGTGAGAACCGGCCACCATTCCAGCACTTGCTTCCATTATATTGTTATTACAGATCAAAAGGGAAGGGTATTAAAcgaaaaatatagatattaagAGAAGTGAGAAAAAGCTGTCGGCAATTTCTCCCCTTCAACAAGCCGTCTCCATCTTCCCTATACTCATTCCAGCTATTGTGTGGGCTTAATGGGTTGTCCTTTTTGTCACTtgtttttttctaattatttagtattttattattttctatgatGTAACAATTTTTACCGGGTGAACCAGTTGCTATCTCCCTCCCCCTACTACCTAACACTGCTCCGCtttgactttttaattaaaaacttctTTATTACATTTAATTTCAATGATAAATTACACttaaggtcactaaattattaataaatttatattttaatcatttaattttaaaaaattacaaaataatctattaaaatatttgaatgttttcatttaagtcactaaattattcataaatttttatttaagtcactaaattgttaaggttttttttttaaatctggaTAGCAAGCTCCAAATAACATAAATCGATGATTGGTATGACGAATCTATACCCATCGGAAGTAGAAAAACATACTTTAGATTTAAATCGATCTAACAGTTAATGttgaaaaacaaagaagaaagttGGTTAGATTTTTATTCACAAATTTATGATATTTAAa
The sequence above is drawn from the Gossypium hirsutum isolate 1008001.06 chromosome A05, Gossypium_hirsutum_v2.1, whole genome shotgun sequence genome and encodes:
- the LOC107958681 gene encoding cellulose synthase A catalytic subunit 1 [UDP-forming], with product MEASAGMVAGSHRTNQLVRIRHDSDSGPKPLKNLNGQTCQICGDNVGVGAAGDVFVACNECAFPVCRPCYEYERKDGTQCCPQCKTRYKRHKGSPRVEGDDDEEDVDDLENEFDYAQGLSKARREWQGEDVDLSSSSRHESQQPIPLLTNGPTVSGEIATPDNRSVRMTSGPLGPSEKNVSSSPYVDPRQPVPVRIVDPTKDLNSYGLGNVDWKERVESWKLKQEKNVMHMNNRYPEGKGDIEGTGSNGEELQMADDARQPLSRVVPISSSHLTPYRVVIILRLIILGFFLQYRVTHPVKDAYPLWLTSVICEIWFALSWLLDQFPKWYPINRETYLDRLALRYDRDGEPSQLSPVDVFVSTVDPLKEPPLITANTVLSILAVDYPVDKVACYVSDDGSAMLTFEALSETAEFARKWVPFCKKHSIEPRAPEFYFAQKIDYLKDKIKPSFVKERRAMKREYEEFKVRINALVAKAQKMPEEGWTMQDGTPWPGNNPRDHPGMIQVFLGHSGGLDTDGNELPRLIYVSREKRPGFQHHKKAGAMNALIRVSAVLTNGAYLLNVDCDHYFNNSKALKEAMCFMMDPAYGRKTCYVQFPQRFDGIDMHDRYANRNIVFFDINLKGLDGIQGPVYVGTGCCFNRQALYGYDPVLTEADLEPNIIVKSCCGSRKKGKSGNKKYIDKKRAAKRTESTIPIFNMEDIEEGVEGYEEERSLLMSQKRLEKRFGQSPVFIAATFMEQGGIPPSTNPATLLKEAIHVISCGYEDKTEWGKEIGWIYGSVTEDILTGFKMHARGWISIYCMPPRPAFKGSAPINLSDRLNQVLRWALGSIEILLSRHCPIWYGYKGRLRLLERLAYINTIVYPLTSIPLLAYCMLPAFCLLTGKFIIPEISNFASMWFILLFVSIFATGILELRWSGVSIEDWWRNEQFWVIGGTSAHLFAVFQGLLKVLAGIDTNFTVTSKASDDDGEFAELYVFKWTSLLIPPTTVLIINLVGIVAGVSYAINSGYQSWGPLFGKLFFAIWVIAHLYPFLKGLVGRQNRTPTIVIVWSILLASIFSLLWVRIDPFTSEATKAAANGQCGINC